Proteins from a genomic interval of Paenibacillus thermoaerophilus:
- a CDS encoding ComEA family DNA-binding protein, with protein sequence MGVETGRRLRPYGWLLAAVLPLALQLWPADREMREWPGREDGWIVLDDAVRERLAAERESAGDAPTDGAARLPDEPEPSAPSGRIDLNRAGLKELRSLPGIGETRARAIIEWRTKRGGFKSAEELDDVPGIGPATMDKLRPLVYVGE encoded by the coding sequence ATGGGCGTCGAAACCGGGCGGAGACTCCGTCCGTACGGATGGCTGCTTGCCGCTGTGCTGCCTTTGGCTCTGCAGTTGTGGCCGGCGGACCGCGAGATGCGGGAATGGCCCGGCCGGGAGGACGGATGGATCGTCCTCGACGATGCCGTCCGCGAGCGGTTGGCCGCGGAGCGGGAGAGCGCCGGCGATGCGCCAACCGATGGAGCGGCCCGCCTTCCGGACGAACCGGAGCCCTCGGCTCCGTCCGGGCGGATCGACCTGAATCGGGCCGGCCTGAAGGAGCTCCGGTCGCTGCCCGGTATCGGCGAGACCCGCGCCCGGGCGATTATCGAATGGCGGACGAAGCGGGGCGGCTTCAAATCGGCGGAGGAGCTGGACGACGTGCCGGGCATCGGTCCGGCGACGATGGACAAGCTGCGTCCGCTCGTTTACGTGGGGGAATAG
- the comER gene encoding late competence protein ComER, which yields MKAGFIGTGSMGSLLIEAFIRSGALSPEQILVTNRTPAKARLLAERFPGVAVASSNSQAAAESSILFLCVKPMEFKRVIDEIRSAVAPSQIIVSITSPVQIRHLEEELPAKIAKVVPSIANRALAGATLCAYGKRMREEDISALESLLSRISTPIRIDERHTRVASDISSCGPAFLAFFLQQLVDAAVRVSGIPRETALRMAVQMAGATGSLLASGQFTPEELQARVAVPGGITAEGLKLLDRDLNGVFDELLRVTHAKYEEDLDKLDTLFFGTIKD from the coding sequence ATGAAAGCCGGCTTTATCGGCACAGGCAGCATGGGGAGCCTGCTGATTGAAGCGTTTATCCGCTCGGGAGCGCTGAGCCCCGAACAGATCCTGGTGACCAACCGCACGCCGGCCAAAGCCCGCCTTCTGGCTGAACGTTTTCCGGGCGTCGCCGTCGCCAGCTCGAATTCGCAGGCAGCCGCCGAATCGTCCATCCTGTTTCTGTGCGTCAAACCGATGGAGTTCAAACGGGTGATCGACGAGATCCGTTCCGCCGTAGCCCCGTCCCAAATCATCGTCTCGATTACGAGTCCCGTCCAGATTCGCCACCTCGAAGAGGAGCTGCCGGCAAAAATCGCCAAAGTCGTCCCGAGCATCGCCAACCGCGCGCTTGCGGGCGCCACGTTGTGCGCTTACGGCAAGCGGATGCGGGAAGAGGACATATCGGCGCTCGAATCGCTGCTGTCCCGCATCAGCACGCCGATCCGGATCGACGAACGGCACACGCGCGTCGCTTCCGATATATCCAGTTGCGGCCCCGCGTTTCTCGCCTTTTTCCTGCAGCAATTGGTGGACGCCGCCGTAAGAGTGTCGGGCATCCCGAGGGAAACGGCCCTGCGGATGGCCGTGCAGATGGCCGGCGCGACCGGCTCCCTGCTGGCCTCCGGCCAGTTCACCCCGGAGGAGTTGCAGGCTCGCGTCGCCGTGCCCGGGGGCATCACGGCCGAAGGGCTCAAGCTGCTCGACCGCGATCTGAACGGCGTATTCGACGAGCTGCTGCGGGTGACGCACGCCAAATACGAGGAGGATCTCGACAAGCTGGACACGTTGTTTTTCGGCACGATCAAGGATTAA
- a CDS encoding deoxycytidylate deaminase → MTRRKSWDTYFMDIAYMVSTRSQCPRRHVGAVLVQGKKLLGTAYNGAPMGVPDCSEAGCMLVEEYEIKRVDGQEQVVAKQRCVRTIHAEQNLLLFTDRHDREGSIVYVTDQPCWTCANMLANSGIAEIVYHRSYPKDQDKVMALMNQVGIRFRRLENYEPPAGTDEAVTN, encoded by the coding sequence ATGACGCGTCGAAAAAGTTGGGATACCTACTTCATGGATATCGCCTACATGGTTTCAACCCGTTCCCAATGTCCTCGGCGGCATGTTGGAGCCGTGCTCGTGCAGGGCAAAAAGCTGCTCGGCACCGCCTATAACGGCGCTCCGATGGGCGTGCCCGACTGCTCCGAAGCAGGGTGCATGCTGGTGGAGGAGTACGAAATCAAACGTGTTGACGGTCAAGAGCAGGTCGTGGCCAAGCAGCGCTGCGTCCGGACGATTCACGCGGAACAAAACCTGCTGCTGTTCACAGACCGCCACGACCGGGAGGGCTCGATCGTCTACGTCACCGACCAGCCGTGCTGGACGTGCGCGAACATGCTCGCGAACAGCGGCATAGCGGAAATCGTCTATCACCGGTCTTATCCGAAGGATCAGGACAAGGTAATGGCGTTGATGAACCAGGTCGGCATCCGGTTCCGCCGTCTGGAGAATTACGAGCCGCCGGCCGGAACGGATGAAGCGGTAACCAATTAA
- the leuS gene encoding leucine--tRNA ligase, translating into MAQEHEHGYRPQVIEPKWQKYWDEHKTFRVLNDDSKPKFYALDMFPYPSGAGLHVGHPEGYTASDIVSRYKRMKGYDVLHPMGWDAFGLPAEQHALDTGKHPRDITVKNIDNFRRQIKSLGFSYDWDREISTTDPQYYKWTQWIFLQLYKKGLAYVAEVPVNWCPALGTVLANEEVIDGKSERGGHPVIRKPMRQWVLKITEYAERLLEDLEELDWSESIKDMQRNWIGKSKGAEVTFAVDGHEDAQLVVFTTRPDTLFGATYCVLAPEHELVDRIVKAEQKAAVEEYREMSARKSDLERTDLNKDKSGVFTGAYAVNPVNGAKIPIWIADYVLGGYGTGAIMAVPGHDQRDYEFAKKFDLPIVEVVQGGDLSKEAYAGDGPHVNSGFLNGLNNEQAIAKMIEWLEANGRGQGKVTYRLRDWLFSRQRYWGEPIPILHLEDGTMKPVPEDQLPLLLPDIDEIKPSGTGESPLANVTDWVNTVDPETGMKARRETNTMPQWAGSCWYYLRFIDPHNDKEICSPELQKKWLPVDLYIGGAEHAVLHLLYARFWHKVLYDIGVVHTKEPFQKLVNQGMILGENMEKMSKSRGNVINPDDIVNEYGADTLRMYEMFMGPLEATKPWSTNGVEGMYRFLSRVWRLFVTDEGKLNPKIGAGEPNAEFVRTWHKTIKKVTEDIEALRFNTAISQLMIFVNEAYKQESLPLEAMKNFVQMLSPLAPHIAEELWQRLGHNDTITYVPWPTYDPALTVDNEVEIVVQVNGKIADRVKIPADLDEAAMEELALAIERVKELIAGKSVRKVIKVKGKLVNIVAG; encoded by the coding sequence ATGGCGCAAGAACACGAACACGGCTACCGCCCCCAGGTGATCGAGCCCAAGTGGCAGAAATACTGGGATGAGCACAAAACGTTCCGCGTGCTGAACGACGACTCGAAACCGAAGTTTTACGCGCTCGACATGTTCCCGTATCCGTCCGGAGCGGGCCTGCACGTCGGCCACCCGGAAGGATACACCGCCAGCGATATCGTGTCCCGTTACAAGCGGATGAAGGGCTACGACGTCCTGCACCCGATGGGTTGGGACGCGTTCGGCCTGCCGGCCGAGCAGCACGCGCTCGATACGGGCAAGCATCCGCGCGACATCACGGTGAAGAACATCGACAACTTCCGCCGCCAGATCAAGTCGCTTGGCTTCTCGTACGATTGGGACCGCGAGATCAGCACGACGGACCCGCAATATTACAAATGGACGCAGTGGATTTTCCTGCAACTGTACAAAAAAGGGCTGGCCTACGTCGCCGAAGTTCCTGTCAACTGGTGTCCCGCGCTCGGAACGGTGCTGGCGAACGAAGAGGTCATCGACGGCAAAAGCGAACGCGGCGGCCATCCGGTCATCCGCAAGCCGATGCGGCAATGGGTGCTGAAAATTACGGAGTACGCCGAGCGGCTGCTGGAGGATCTCGAAGAGCTGGACTGGTCGGAGAGCATCAAGGACATGCAGCGCAACTGGATCGGCAAGTCCAAGGGCGCGGAAGTGACCTTTGCGGTCGACGGACACGAAGACGCGCAACTGGTCGTATTCACCACGCGTCCCGACACGCTGTTCGGCGCGACGTATTGCGTCCTGGCGCCGGAGCACGAGCTGGTGGACCGCATCGTGAAGGCCGAACAGAAGGCGGCGGTGGAGGAATACCGGGAGATGTCGGCGCGCAAGAGCGATCTGGAGCGCACCGACCTGAACAAAGACAAATCGGGCGTATTCACGGGAGCGTACGCGGTGAACCCGGTGAACGGCGCAAAAATTCCGATCTGGATCGCCGATTACGTGTTGGGCGGCTACGGGACGGGCGCGATTATGGCCGTGCCGGGGCATGACCAGCGCGACTACGAGTTCGCGAAAAAGTTCGACCTGCCGATCGTCGAGGTTGTCCAGGGAGGCGATCTGTCGAAGGAGGCTTACGCCGGCGACGGCCCGCACGTCAACTCCGGTTTCCTGAACGGATTGAACAACGAGCAAGCGATCGCGAAAATGATCGAATGGCTCGAAGCGAACGGCCGCGGACAAGGCAAAGTGACCTACCGCCTGCGCGACTGGCTGTTCAGCCGCCAGCGCTACTGGGGCGAGCCGATCCCGATCCTGCATCTGGAAGACGGCACGATGAAGCCTGTGCCGGAGGATCAACTGCCGCTGCTGCTGCCGGATATCGACGAGATCAAGCCGTCGGGAACCGGCGAGTCGCCGCTGGCCAACGTCACGGACTGGGTCAACACGGTTGATCCCGAGACCGGGATGAAGGCGCGCCGGGAGACGAACACGATGCCGCAATGGGCGGGAAGCTGCTGGTATTATCTGCGGTTCATCGACCCGCACAACGACAAGGAAATTTGCTCGCCCGAGCTGCAGAAAAAATGGCTGCCGGTCGACCTGTACATCGGCGGAGCCGAGCACGCGGTGCTGCACCTGCTGTACGCGCGCTTCTGGCACAAGGTGCTGTACGACATCGGCGTAGTGCATACGAAGGAGCCGTTCCAGAAGCTCGTCAACCAGGGTATGATTCTCGGCGAAAATATGGAGAAAATGTCCAAATCGCGCGGCAACGTCATCAACCCGGACGACATCGTGAACGAGTACGGAGCCGACACGCTGCGCATGTACGAGATGTTTATGGGCCCGCTGGAGGCGACGAAGCCGTGGAGCACGAACGGGGTCGAAGGGATGTACCGGTTCCTCTCCCGCGTATGGCGGCTGTTCGTGACGGACGAGGGCAAGCTCAATCCGAAGATCGGCGCGGGCGAGCCGAACGCCGAATTCGTGCGCACGTGGCACAAGACGATCAAGAAAGTCACCGAGGACATCGAAGCGCTGCGCTTCAACACGGCGATCAGCCAGTTGATGATCTTCGTCAACGAAGCCTACAAGCAGGAATCGCTGCCGCTTGAAGCGATGAAAAACTTCGTGCAGATGCTGTCGCCGCTGGCCCCGCATATCGCGGAGGAGCTGTGGCAGCGGCTCGGCCACAACGACACGATCACGTATGTGCCGTGGCCGACCTACGATCCGGCGCTGACGGTCGACAACGAAGTCGAGATCGTCGTGCAGGTGAACGGCAAAATCGCCGACCGCGTCAAAATCCCGGCGGATCTCGACGAGGCGGCGATGGAGGAGCTGGCGTTGGCGATCGAACGCGTGAAGGAACTGATCGCGGGCAAGTCGGTGCGCAAGGTCATCAAGGTAAAAGGCAAGCTGGTCAATATCGTCGCGGGTTAA
- a CDS encoding homocysteine synthase gives MSPERKLQPETLAVHAGQELDPATLSRAVPIYQTTSYGFRDTEHAANLFALKEFGNIYTRLMNPTTDVFEKRIAALEGGVGALATSSGQAATTYSILNIAGAGDEIVSSTSLYGGTYNLFANTLPKFGITVRFVDQSDPENFRKAINDKTKAIYAESIGNPKGDVLDIRAVADIAHENGVPLIVDNTLPSPYLLRPIEHGADIVVHSATKFIGGHGTSIGGVVVDSGNFNWKDSGRFPGFTEPDPSYHGLVFWDALGPISYIIKARVQLARDIGASISPFNSFLLLQGLETLHLRMERHSENALAVARWLERNDAVEWVNYPGLENHPSNALARKYLPRGQGAILTFGIRGGLEAGRKVINSVKLLSHLANVGDSKSLIIHPASTTHSQLEGDELLSTGVTPNMIRLSIGTEAIEDILYDLEQAIEASQA, from the coding sequence ATGTCGCCAGAACGCAAGCTGCAGCCGGAGACGCTGGCCGTTCACGCCGGCCAGGAACTTGATCCCGCAACGCTGTCCCGCGCCGTACCGATCTACCAGACCACTTCGTACGGATTCCGGGATACCGAGCACGCGGCGAACTTGTTCGCGCTCAAAGAATTCGGTAACATCTACACCCGTCTGATGAACCCGACAACGGACGTATTCGAGAAGCGGATCGCCGCACTCGAAGGAGGAGTCGGCGCGCTGGCTACTTCTTCCGGGCAAGCCGCCACTACATACTCCATCCTGAACATCGCCGGAGCCGGAGACGAGATCGTCTCGTCGACCAGCCTGTACGGCGGAACGTATAACCTGTTCGCCAACACGCTGCCGAAGTTCGGCATCACCGTCCGGTTCGTCGATCAGTCCGATCCCGAGAACTTCCGCAAGGCGATCAACGACAAGACGAAAGCGATCTACGCCGAATCCATCGGCAATCCGAAGGGCGACGTTCTCGATATTCGGGCCGTGGCCGACATCGCCCACGAGAACGGCGTGCCGCTGATCGTGGACAACACGCTTCCGAGTCCGTATCTGCTCCGTCCGATCGAACACGGCGCGGACATCGTCGTGCACTCGGCCACGAAGTTCATCGGCGGCCACGGGACGTCCATCGGCGGCGTGGTGGTGGACAGCGGCAACTTCAACTGGAAGGACAGCGGAAGGTTCCCGGGCTTTACGGAGCCGGACCCGAGCTATCACGGGCTTGTGTTTTGGGACGCGTTGGGGCCGATCTCGTATATCATCAAGGCTCGCGTCCAATTGGCTCGCGACATCGGGGCATCGATCTCGCCGTTTAACTCGTTCCTGCTGCTGCAAGGTCTGGAGACGCTGCATCTGCGGATGGAGCGGCACAGCGAGAACGCGTTGGCGGTCGCCCGCTGGCTGGAGCGCAACGACGCGGTCGAGTGGGTGAACTACCCGGGGCTGGAGAACCATCCGTCGAACGCGCTTGCGCGCAAATATTTGCCCCGCGGCCAAGGCGCGATTCTGACGTTCGGCATTCGCGGAGGTCTGGAGGCGGGCCGCAAAGTGATCAACAGTGTGAAGCTGCTCTCCCATCTGGCGAACGTCGGCGACAGCAAATCGCTTATCATTCACCCGGCCAGCACGACGCACAGCCAACTGGAAGGCGATGAACTGCTGTCGACGGGCGTAACGCCGAACATGATCCGGTTGTCGATCGGCACCGAGGCGATCGAGGACATCTTGTATGATCTGGAGCAAGCGATCGAAGCGAGCCAAGCGTAA
- a CDS encoding RluA family pseudouridine synthase: MPKGKRNTARTPSSGSKSGGGPGNPNRRGGGAAGRGGPGAGRRHDAGGAAFGQAGRGRPGGSGRKGRGEEAARGGRAGHASAGIPETAPARRGTPGRTGQRLGRADRSAALPVFREPGRRVGEWYELKLPPAVAALPPDQALERLPLPPKLADRLLYEGGVARKGSQLRLKLFPMREPDFPDDLLDPFTVLYEDDFSLVVMKPAGVEVHPSVQGQRKTLVHAVAAYYRLTNQFCLVRQAHRLDKDTTGPVLFAKNDLAQHVFDKGMREKRIERVYLALAEGEVELDRGTIDMPIGQDRHHSTRRIVSPTGDPAVTHYQVVERFPGYTLLRLWLETGRTHQIRVHLSAIGHPIAGDGMYGGKRRLISRQALHGEKLVWFHPWTGERMSVRAPLPDDFKRALDRLRHDPAFGEEAAGAGSHGDEAGDD; the protein is encoded by the coding sequence ATGCCGAAAGGAAAACGAAATACCGCCCGTACGCCATCGTCCGGGAGCAAATCCGGGGGCGGCCCCGGCAATCCGAATCGCCGGGGAGGAGGGGCCGCGGGACGCGGCGGTCCCGGAGCCGGACGGCGTCATGACGCGGGAGGCGCTGCATTCGGCCAAGCGGGCCGGGGACGGCCGGGCGGCTCCGGCCGCAAGGGACGGGGCGAAGAGGCCGCCCGCGGCGGCCGCGCCGGACATGCTTCGGCGGGCATCCCGGAGACGGCCCCGGCCCGCCGTGGGACGCCCGGCCGGACGGGACAGCGGCTCGGCCGGGCGGACCGGAGCGCCGCGCTTCCGGTATTCCGCGAGCCGGGCAGACGTGTCGGCGAGTGGTACGAGCTGAAGCTTCCCCCGGCGGTGGCGGCCTTGCCGCCGGATCAGGCGCTTGAGCGGCTGCCGCTGCCGCCGAAGCTCGCCGACCGCCTGCTCTACGAAGGCGGAGTGGCGCGGAAGGGCTCCCAGCTCCGTCTCAAGCTGTTCCCGATGCGGGAGCCGGACTTTCCGGACGATCTGCTCGATCCGTTCACCGTCCTGTACGAGGATGACTTCTCACTTGTCGTCATGAAGCCCGCCGGCGTCGAAGTGCATCCGAGCGTGCAAGGTCAGCGCAAGACGCTGGTACACGCCGTAGCCGCCTACTACCGGCTGACGAACCAGTTCTGTCTCGTCAGGCAGGCGCACCGGCTGGACAAGGACACAACCGGGCCCGTCCTGTTCGCCAAAAACGATCTCGCGCAGCACGTCTTCGACAAAGGCATGCGCGAGAAGCGAATCGAGCGGGTTTATCTCGCCCTTGCGGAAGGCGAAGTCGAGCTCGACCGCGGCACGATCGACATGCCGATCGGCCAAGACCGCCACCATTCCACGCGCCGGATCGTCAGCCCGACCGGGGACCCCGCGGTTACGCATTATCAGGTCGTCGAGCGGTTCCCCGGCTACACGCTGCTCCGGCTTTGGCTGGAGACCGGCCGAACACACCAGATCCGCGTCCATTTGTCCGCGATCGGCCATCCGATCGCCGGTGACGGCATGTACGGCGGCAAGCGGCGGCTTATTTCCCGGCAGGCGCTGCACGGCGAGAAGCTCGTCTGGTTCCACCCCTGGACCGGCGAGCGCATGAGCGTTCGCGCCCCGCTGCCGGACGACTTCAAGCGGGCGCTCGACCGGCTGCGGCACGATCCGGCCTTCGGGGAAGAAGCGGCGGGCGCCGGTTCGCACGGCGACGAGGCCGGGGACGACTGA